GTTTGATATAGTGAAGGATAGTATTTGTTTATTGTTGAATAAATGTAAATTTTTACATTTATTAAATATGTTACTCCAGTTAGTGTTTTTATCTAATAAGAAACTATATTTTTGATTGAAACCACATTTTTTTGCTGTTTTATAAATTTTATTTTGACTTTCTTGTAATAAAAGAGGATTCGTGCCATATAAAATATAGATGTTATTTATTTTTTTTTTTAATTGAGAACTTAATTGTTCTGGATATAAATAAATCATGATAATTTGTAGTAAATATATTTAATTATTTGATTTCTTTTAAGTTTTGATTAAGTTTATTTAGTGTTCTATTTAGCATTAATAATGATATTCAGAAGTTTACATACTAATTGTTGCGCCGCTTGTTGATATATTTCTTTGCGCAAATTTTTTATTTCTGAATCTCGTGTTAATGGCATAGAATGATTTGTAAAGTAATATCGATTAATTTTAATATTTACAGTATGTGTTGTGGAAGATATTATAATTTTTGCTTTTATTTTCAACGTTAGCTGAAATTTAGTTAATATATTGTTCTGGATTATATCAATTTTATTATTGTTTTCAAATACATTGATAATCTGTACTGACGGAGTCGTTATATTTAAATGATTTTTATCTTTTATTAGGTTAAAATTATTTATGTTCAGTTCTGTTTTTATCATATTAGCTAGTAAATGATAAGACTCTAAATTATAAAAAGTGATATTTTTTACGTTATGAGTGCTATATAAATTTTCATATGTGGTGAATTTATAACCACAATTCATAAGAATGGTTGTTGTTAATATAAATAAAAAAATTTTAACATTACATAACATGTATTTTATTTTGATATAATATTTAGCAATTTATTTTTAATAAAAAATGTTTTGTAAAATTTATTTTTTTGCAAATATTTTTTTAATGAAGGATTGTGTAGTATATATTGTTGTATAATATTCTTTTCAGAATTAATTGGTACAGCAATTGTACAGCAAAATTTTCCGTTGTATTGAATTATAATATTTACTTCAGACTGCATGAGAGTTTGAGTATCTACACATGGCCATGAGGTTGCATCTATATTTTTTTTATTACCTAAAGCATTCCAAAGAACAAAAGCAATATGTGGAGTAAAAGGGTAAATTAATCTTACAATAACTTCTAGTGCTTCTTGTGTTAATGCTCGGTCTTGTTCTTCATTTTTAGATATTTTAGTTAATTTATTTGTAAATTCCATTATAGAAGCAATAGCAGTATTAAACATTTGTCTTTTGTCGATGTCATGAGTAACTTTAGTAATAGTTTTATGTAGTTCTTGTCGTAATTTCTGTTGCTGTGTATTTAAGTTATTTATATTTAATTTAATTGTTGGACCTTTTTGAATATGATCATAAGTTAAGTTCCAAATACGATTTAGAAAACGTTTTGCTCCTTGTATACCAGATTCATTCCACTCGAGGGGCATTTCTGGTGGTGCAGCAAACATTATAAATAAACGTATAGTATCAGCGCCGTATTTTTCTATCATTGATTGGGGATCTACCCCATTATTTTTTGATTTAGACATTTTAATCATACCAGCATGAATTAATGTATTTCCTTTATCATCTTTAGCTTCAATAATTTTTCCTTTTTTATTATATTTAATTTTAGTATTTTTAGAACAAATCCAAATTTTTTCATTATTATTTGATAAATAATAGAAGGCGTTTGCTAATACCATACCTTGACATAGTAATCTTTTTGCTGGTTCATCTGAATTAACTAAACCGAGCTCTTTCATTAATTTGTGAAAGAATCGAAAATATATCAAGTGCATTACAGCGTGTTCTATTCCACCAATATATTGGTCAATTGGTAACCAATAATTAGCAGAAGTTGAATGTAACATACCTTTTTTATAATTTGGACATGTATACCTTGCGTAGTACCACGATGATTCTACAAACGTATCTAATGTATCTGTTTCACGAATTGCTGGATGTCCATTATGAATAATATTTTTCCATGTTTTATTAATTTTTAATGGATTTAAAATATTATTATTGGTTTCGATATTTTCAGGTAGAATAACTGGTAATTGATTGATAGGAACTGGAATGACCTTCTTATTTTCAAGAGTGATCATTGGGATAGGTGTCCCCCAGTAGCGTTGACGTGATATTCCCCAATCTCGTAAACGATATTTTATTTTGTATTTTGCTAATCCGTGGTTTATTAATGATGTAGTAATATTATTTAATTCAATTACATGATTACATTGTTTGTTATGTTTTTGTTTTGTATGTTTATATAAGTTTTTGTTTTTTGGTTCTATTTGAGAATTACAGCATTCATGATTTATTTCGTGACAAATATTTATTGGTAAATTATATTTTTTTGCAAATTCCCAGTCTTGTTGATTGTTATTGGGCGCGCCCATTTTAATATCAGTTTCATTATTTGTTGTTAAAATATTGGTGATCCAAATAGGTAGTTCTTGATTACTGACAGGATGAACAGCATTTATATTACTTGCTATACCCTTTTTTTCTGTAGTAATTAATTCAGATTCAGTTAATTTGACAGCACGGAATGTTTTGATAAATTTTGCTATTTTTTCGCATGTAGCAGACAATTTTAATGATAAAGGATGATGTATGGATATTAAAATATATGTTGTTGCCATTAATGTTGCAATCTTTGTTGTGTAGATTGTTAGTATTTGATTGCTTTTTGTAATTTTAAAAGTAATTTCGAAACCTTGCGAGCGTCCTATCCAATTTTTTTGCATTTCTTTAATTTTTTTTGGCCAATATTTTAATTTATCTAAATCAAATAAAAGTTGTTCAGCATAATTTGTAATTTTTATAAACCATTGTGGTGTTTTTTTATGTTTTATATATGAATTGCAACGCCAACAACATCCATTAATTACTTGTTCATTAGCTAATACAGTTTGATCT
The DNA window shown above is from Blochmannia endosymbiont of Camponotus (Colobopsis) obliquus and carries:
- the leuS gene encoding leucine--tRNA ligase, whose protein sequence is MKKFYYPKQIEQTVQQYWEKHKTFQVTEDVNKKKYYCLSMLPYPSGRLHMGHVRNYTIGDVISRYQRMLGKNVLQPMGWDAFGLPAEQAAYIHKTSASSWTYSNINYMKKQLKILGFGYDWSREITTCKPEYYLWEQWLFTILYKKKLIYKKTALVNWCPQDQTVLANEQVINGCCWRCNSYIKHKKTPQWFIKITNYAEQLLFDLDKLKYWPKKIKEMQKNWIGRSQGFEITFKITKSNQILTIYTTKIATLMATTYILISIHHPLSLKLSATCEKIAKFIKTFRAVKLTESELITTEKKGIASNINAVHPVSNQELPIWITNILTTNNETDIKMGAPNNNQQDWEFAKKYNLPINICHEINHECCNSQIEPKNKNLYKHTKQKHNKQCNHVIELNNITTSLINHGLAKYKIKYRLRDWGISRQRYWGTPIPMITLENKKVIPVPINQLPVILPENIETNNNILNPLKINKTWKNIIHNGHPAIRETDTLDTFVESSWYYARYTCPNYKKGMLHSTSANYWLPIDQYIGGIEHAVMHLIYFRFFHKLMKELGLVNSDEPAKRLLCQGMVLANAFYYLSNNNEKIWICSKNTKIKYNKKGKIIEAKDDKGNTLIHAGMIKMSKSKNNGVDPQSMIEKYGADTIRLFIMFAAPPEMPLEWNESGIQGAKRFLNRIWNLTYDHIQKGPTIKLNINNLNTQQQKLRQELHKTITKVTHDIDKRQMFNTAIASIMEFTNKLTKISKNEEQDRALTQEALEVIVRLIYPFTPHIAFVLWNALGNKKNIDATSWPCVDTQTLMQSEVNIIIQYNGKFCCTIAVPINSEKNIIQQYILHNPSLKKYLQKNKFYKTFFIKNKLLNIISK